In Belonocnema kinseyi isolate 2016_QV_RU_SX_M_011 chromosome 4, B_treatae_v1, whole genome shotgun sequence, a single window of DNA contains:
- the LOC117171544 gene encoding pro-resilin-like, translated as MDNIVPKILSALVVNACLVWCEPPLSNQYGVPGNFAGSNNQGNHGGATNSYGAPIGDDHDENQDYIDSQPKSYEFGYAVKDAATGNDFGRQETSDGETVRGEYRVQLPDGRTQIVTYTADWRTGFHADVRYEGVATFPDQYNTNNNGYNNNAGAVTSSSVGAGYDFQGTNLDGGYNTGNNGGYNNYQNGGGNYNGGPSYNYQYGSNSVDNNYNSYAGYSSNSFGSGISTPTYGTPAYH; from the exons ATCCTGTCAGCGTTAGTGGTAAATGCATGCTTAGTTTGGTGTGAGCCACCCTTGAGTAACCAATACGGAGTGCCTGGAAATTTTGCTGGAAGCAATAACCAAGGAAATCACGGCGGCGCAACGAATAGTTATGGTGCCCCTATTGGAGACGACCACGATGAGAATCAAGATTACATAGACAGTCAG CCAAAGTCTTACGAGTTTGGATACGCAGTGAAGGACGCAGCCACCGGAAATGACTTCGGGCGACAAGAGACCAGCGATGGCGAAACAGTTCGTGGGGAATACAGGGTCCAACTTCCGGATGGTAGAACGCAAATAGTAACGTACACTGCTGATTGGAGAACCGGCTTTCATGCTGACGTTCGATACGAGGGTGTTGCGACATTCCCTGACCAGTACAACACGAACAATAACGGCTATAATAACAATGCTGGAGCTGTTACTAGTTCTTCTGTTGGCGCTGGATACGACTTCCAAGGGACGAACCTTGACGGTGGTTATAACACAG GTAACAATGGGGGTTACAACAATTACCAGAATGGAGGTGGGAATTATAATGGTGGACCCAGCTATAATTATCAGTACGGTTCCAACTCTGTGGACAACAATTACAACAGCTATGCTGGATATTCGAGTAATTCCTTTGGATCGGGAATTTCAACACCCACCTACGGTACACCAGCTTACCATTAA